The Caldisericota bacterium genome window below encodes:
- a CDS encoding TatD family hydrolase: MYIDSHAHLLKKEYGNNLKFVIEDSEKTLFAVNNIAYNMKSSREVVSLSQNNPLFGSVGIHPYDAFPIDKPSEEELATLASYKKIIAIGEIGLDYFRNITSFSLQKKIFKKQIIIAKSLNMPFIVHSRNAFDDTISIITSVGYLNGVFHSFDYGPKEAKKVIDLGMYISFSGMLTFKKRENLREAAKIVPINKVLLETDSPYLAPVPERGKKNLPIFVKYIYAEFANLRNISQDELQCIIVKNFKNIFQKSKKILMKKEALCLKS, from the coding sequence ATGTATATAGACTCTCATGCCCATCTGCTAAAAAAAGAATATGGCAATAACTTAAAATTTGTCATTGAGGATAGTGAAAAAACATTATTTGCTGTAAATAATATAGCATACAACATGAAAAGCTCAAGAGAAGTAGTATCCCTCTCTCAAAATAACCCTCTATTTGGCAGTGTCGGAATACATCCTTATGATGCATTCCCCATTGATAAACCATCTGAAGAAGAACTTGCTACCCTCGCATCCTATAAAAAAATTATTGCAATTGGAGAAATAGGATTAGATTATTTTAGAAATATCACAAGTTTCTCCTTACAAAAAAAGATATTTAAAAAACAAATCATCATTGCTAAATCTCTAAACATGCCGTTCATAGTACATTCAAGAAATGCGTTTGATGACACGATTTCAATAATTACAAGTGTGGGCTACTTGAACGGCGTGTTTCATTCATTTGACTACGGCCCAAAAGAAGCAAAAAAAGTTATTGATCTTGGCATGTACATATCATTCTCTGGCATGCTTACATTTAAAAAGAGAGAGAATTTAAGGGAAGCAGCAAAAATAGTACCAATCAATAAAGTTCTGTTAGAAACAGATTCTCCATATCTTGCCCCTGTGCCTGAGAGAGGCAAAAAAAACTTACCTATTTTTGTAAAATACATCTATGCGGAATTTGCAAATTTAAGAAACATTTCACAAGACGAGTTACAATGTATAATTGTTAAAAACTTTAAAAATATTTTCCAGAAAAGCAAAAAAATATTAATGAAAAAGGAGGCATTGTGTTTAAAATCTTAA
- the metG gene encoding methionine--tRNA ligase: protein MDNFYLTTAIYYVNDKPHIGSVSEAISADIIARFRRLEGKDVFFSTGTDEHAQKIEDRAKKEGIDPQLFVNKASKTWKDLFNIFGISYIRFIRTSDADHIKIVEHFFQTLYNKGDIYLGEYKGWYCARDAMFLKDSDLKNGKCPICGEKVQKINETNYFFRLSKYEKPLLKYYEEHKDFLRPESRYNEVINVIKSGLQDISVSRKSFKFGTPVPFDKNHTIYVWFDALLNYLTSIDFLKDEEKFNKYWPADLHLVGKDITRFHGIIWPAMLMSYGLPLPKEIFAHGFWNLEGEKMSKSKGNVINPVDFVKEFSKKARIDIETAVDATRFYLSKEIPFGLDGNFTMDTFYRRYNSDLANDFGNLINRTTTMLYKYEDGIVPEEIVRDEKIINFINEQEKIYIKEMDKYNFSQALDAVWNIINALNNYIQTKAPWKLKDNQDVLSSILYTLLEGIRHITILLTPFIPFTTKKILKTFQDDSISIKKMGWGQLKTGIKVEKLPPIFPRLKKETADEENVEEENFISYEDFAKLDLRVAQIIAAEKIQESQKLIKLRISLGDEERTIVGGIALHYEPEQLIGKKIIIVKNLKPRKLMDVTSYGMLLAASDENNLSLLILDKEMKEGSKIS from the coding sequence ATGGATAACTTTTATCTCACAACTGCCATTTACTATGTAAATGATAAACCACATATAGGGTCCGTGTCCGAAGCTATATCGGCAGATATTATTGCAAGGTTTAGAAGACTTGAGGGTAAGGATGTGTTTTTTTCCACCGGCACAGATGAACACGCCCAAAAAATTGAAGACCGTGCTAAAAAAGAAGGTATTGATCCACAACTCTTCGTAAATAAAGCAAGTAAAACATGGAAAGATCTATTCAATATATTTGGCATTTCCTATATAAGATTCATAAGGACAAGCGATGCTGATCATATAAAGATAGTCGAGCATTTTTTCCAGACACTGTACAATAAAGGAGACATATACCTCGGAGAATATAAGGGCTGGTACTGTGCAAGAGATGCCATGTTCCTGAAAGACTCAGATTTAAAGAATGGGAAGTGTCCAATCTGTGGAGAAAAAGTACAAAAAATAAACGAAACAAATTATTTCTTTCGCCTAAGCAAATATGAAAAACCACTACTTAAGTATTATGAAGAACACAAGGATTTTCTGCGCCCAGAATCTCGATACAACGAAGTAATAAATGTAATAAAATCAGGGCTTCAAGATATTTCAGTCTCAAGAAAATCTTTCAAATTCGGCACGCCTGTGCCATTTGACAAAAACCATACCATTTATGTCTGGTTTGACGCATTACTAAATTATCTTACATCTATCGATTTTTTAAAAGATGAAGAAAAATTCAATAAATATTGGCCTGCAGATCTACACCTGGTAGGAAAAGATATCACGCGCTTTCACGGAATAATATGGCCTGCTATGCTTATGAGCTATGGATTACCTCTCCCAAAGGAAATATTTGCCCACGGCTTCTGGAACCTGGAAGGAGAAAAAATGTCTAAATCAAAAGGCAACGTAATCAATCCCGTAGATTTTGTAAAAGAATTTTCAAAAAAAGCAAGAATAGACATCGAAACAGCTGTTGATGCTACACGTTTCTATCTTTCAAAAGAGATACCTTTTGGGTTAGATGGCAATTTTACAATGGATACTTTCTATAGGCGATACAATTCTGATCTCGCCAATGATTTTGGAAATTTAATTAATAGAACTACTACAATGCTATATAAATATGAAGACGGGATAGTCCCTGAAGAAATAGTAAGAGATGAAAAAATAATAAACTTTATTAACGAACAAGAAAAGATATACATAAAAGAAATGGACAAATACAATTTTTCCCAGGCTCTAGATGCCGTTTGGAATATAATTAACGCACTAAATAATTACATTCAAACAAAAGCTCCATGGAAACTGAAAGACAATCAAGACGTGCTTTCATCCATACTTTATACGTTACTTGAAGGAATAAGACACATTACCATACTCCTTACACCATTTATACCGTTTACAACAAAAAAAATATTAAAAACATTTCAGGACGATTCTATAAGTATAAAAAAAATGGGATGGGGGCAATTAAAAACTGGTATTAAAGTAGAAAAATTACCCCCAATCTTTCCCCGGTTAAAGAAAGAAACAGCAGACGAAGAAAATGTTGAGGAAGAAAATTTTATTTCGTACGAAGATTTTGCAAAACTTGATCTGAGAGTAGCACAAATTATTGCAGCAGAAAAGATACAAGAGTCGCAAAAACTCATAAAACTCCGTATTTCGCTCGGAGACGAGGAAAGAACGATTGTGGGGGGGATCGCCCTGCACTATGAACCGGAACAATTGATCGGGAAAAAAATTATTATTGTAAAAAACCTAAAACCAAGAAAACTTATGGATGTTACTTCTTACGGAATGTTGTTAGCTGCAAGTGACGAAAATAATCTTTCGCTTCTTATCCTTGATAAAGAGATGAAAGAAGGATCAAAGATTAGTTAA
- a CDS encoding roadblock/LC7 domain-containing protein: MIEEILKKLKDTEGVLAIVLTNKKGSLLYNISKLDIAPKILSGLTVSLTGLSDEILQELKMGKLKNTTLNGTIGRLIISSLNNGNILFVGIENTENREFIESVLSSTIEDLNKINY, translated from the coding sequence ATGATAGAAGAAATATTAAAAAAATTAAAGGATACAGAGGGAGTGCTTGCCATAGTACTTACAAATAAAAAGGGAAGTTTGTTGTACAACATTTCCAAACTGGATATCGCCCCGAAGATACTTTCCGGTCTAACCGTATCACTTACGGGTTTATCAGATGAAATTTTACAAGAGTTAAAAATGGGAAAACTCAAAAATACCACACTAAATGGAACTATAGGTAGGCTCATTATATCGTCCTTAAATAATGGAAATATCCTCTTTGTTGGTATAGAAAACACAGAAAATAGAGAATTCATAGAATCTGTCCTTTCAAGCACAATAGAGGATTTAAATAAAATAAACTATTAA
- the rsfS gene encoding ribosome silencing factor yields MKNKKVLDFITEVIDEKKGNEIKVVDVTKMTTLTNFFIICTAGASEHAKAIEEELEKRLKEKKINLLNEEGGGEGKWIVMDYGDFIIHIMTEDTRKFYNIERIWQEISSRLKRTLKS; encoded by the coding sequence TTGAAGAACAAAAAAGTGTTAGATTTTATTACAGAAGTAATTGATGAAAAAAAGGGTAATGAGATTAAAGTAGTGGATGTTACTAAAATGACTACCTTAACAAATTTTTTCATTATTTGTACTGCAGGAGCAAGCGAACATGCAAAAGCAATTGAAGAGGAATTAGAAAAGAGGCTTAAAGAAAAGAAAATTAATCTACTTAACGAGGAAGGCGGAGGAGAAGGTAAATGGATTGTTATGGATTATGGTGATTTTATAATTCATATAATGACGGAAGATACAAGAAAATTTTATAATATCGAAAGAATCTGGCAAGAAATTTCGTCTCGTCTAAAAAGAACGCTTAAGTCTTGA
- the trxB gene encoding thioredoxin-disulfide reductase → MDEFFTNPVVEKQVEVIPDMLWDMMILGAGPGGLTAGIYAGRSGLNVIILEKLSPGGQIAVSERIDNYPGFTGGISGTELVERMEKQAVRFGARIVTEEGIKISKEDKLFVVTTAGNKRYRTKTIIISTGADPVKLPVPEEEKFRGKGVSYCATCDAAFFRGKDVAIVGGGDTAITDALHLTRFANKVIIVHRRRELRAVKALREEVFANHKIVFQWDSIPSHVIGDEMVEGLEIENVKTKGKKVLKVNGIFAAIGTVPNSKIVRGIVELNERGFIKTNHNRETSVPGIFAVGDVRDTPLRQVITAAGDGAIAEFSAENYIKLMER, encoded by the coding sequence ATGGATGAATTTTTCACTAATCCTGTGGTAGAGAAACAAGTAGAGGTAATACCGGATATGTTATGGGATATGATGATTCTAGGGGCAGGGCCTGGCGGGCTTACTGCAGGTATTTACGCAGGAAGAAGCGGTCTAAATGTGATAATTCTTGAAAAACTTTCTCCAGGTGGACAAATTGCCGTAAGCGAGCGGATTGATAATTATCCTGGATTTACTGGTGGGATAAGTGGAACCGAGCTTGTAGAAAGAATGGAAAAACAGGCCGTTCGATTCGGTGCAAGAATTGTAACGGAAGAGGGAATAAAAATTAGCAAGGAAGATAAGCTGTTCGTCGTAACGACGGCAGGAAACAAAAGATACAGAACAAAGACAATAATTATTTCTACTGGTGCAGATCCTGTAAAACTTCCTGTTCCTGAAGAAGAAAAGTTTAGAGGAAAGGGTGTATCATATTGTGCAACTTGTGATGCAGCTTTTTTTAGAGGAAAGGATGTTGCAATTGTAGGTGGTGGTGATACGGCAATTACTGATGCTTTGCATCTTACGCGATTTGCAAATAAAGTAATCATCGTGCATAGGCGAAGAGAATTACGCGCTGTAAAGGCTCTTCGGGAAGAGGTTTTTGCAAATCATAAAATAGTGTTTCAGTGGGATTCTATTCCTTCTCATGTTATTGGCGACGAAATGGTAGAGGGATTGGAAATTGAAAATGTTAAAACAAAGGGAAAAAAAGTTTTAAAAGTAAATGGCATATTTGCTGCCATAGGAACGGTGCCAAATAGCAAAATAGTTAGAGGAATTGTAGAATTGAATGAAAGAGGATTTATAAAAACGAATCACAATAGAGAGACGTCTGTGCCTGGCATCTTTGCTGTAGGTGATGTGAGAGATACACCTTTACGACAGGTTATTACAGCGGCAGGAGATGGGGCAATTGCTGAATTTTCAGCGGAAAATTATATAAAATTGATGGAGAGGTGA
- a CDS encoding thioredoxin family protein, which translates to MEKLLKKQDVQYIKELFDKSLVDPVELVLFLENEGSDKVTVANSQYFQYTEEIIKEVSEISDKIKLTVYKDDKDKEKEYGVKEISALFLQGKNSDKNIIFYGIPSGHEFSSLLEDIVNVSQGTTQLSPASKETVRNIKVPVEILVFITPTCPHCPKAVQTAHQLAMENKLIKAAMIEANEFPELSKKYNVYSVPKVVINEKVQFEGALPEEMFLKKVLSVVEES; encoded by the coding sequence GTGGAAAAATTATTAAAGAAACAAGATGTACAGTACATCAAGGAGTTGTTTGACAAAAGCCTTGTAGATCCAGTGGAGCTTGTATTGTTTTTAGAAAATGAGGGTTCGGACAAAGTTACAGTTGCTAACAGTCAATATTTTCAGTATACGGAAGAAATTATTAAAGAAGTTTCAGAGATCTCGGATAAGATAAAATTGACTGTTTATAAAGATGACAAAGACAAAGAAAAAGAATACGGGGTAAAGGAAATTAGTGCACTATTTCTCCAAGGAAAAAATAGTGATAAGAACATTATTTTTTATGGGATTCCATCAGGGCATGAATTTTCAAGTTTACTGGAGGATATTGTAAATGTTTCTCAGGGAACAACGCAACTTTCTCCGGCATCGAAAGAGACAGTTCGGAATATAAAAGTTCCTGTCGAGATTCTTGTTTTTATTACTCCAACTTGTCCGCATTGTCCTAAAGCTGTACAAACTGCACATCAGCTTGCGATGGAAAACAAACTGATAAAGGCGGCAATGATTGAAGCCAATGAATTTCCCGAACTGTCTAAAAAATATAATGTTTATTCTGTCCCAAAAGTAGTAATAAATGAGAAAGTACAGTTTGAAGGTGCTTTACCGGAAGAAATGTTCTTAAAGAAAGTGCTTTCTGTTGTCGAGGAGTCTTAA